The genome window GGCTGCCATGATCCTTGAGGGCGCGCAGCGCGGCCCGTGTCCAGTCATCCCCCTCGCTTCGGTGGTCCCACCGGGTCGCGGGGATCGGGTCGGCCGCCGGACGGGATTCCGGCCGCATCTCATCGGCCGCGACCGGTGCGGACAGCGTGGCCAGCGCCAGAAGCGCGCCGAGGCAATATCGAAGAACGCCGGGAATCGTTCCGCCCTCAGACCGGTTTCTGGCAGTAGGATTGCGCCCGCGTCCACGCGGACATCTCGGCGCGCTTCGCCGAGGAATGGAAGGGGCCCCAATCGCGCATGCCGCGATCGATGCTGCCCCGGCGGCTGACCTGCGCGGCGGCGATGCGAACCGCGCAGCGAAGGTTCGCGACGCCATCCTTCAGGGCCGATCCGGTCCGCGCGTCGCAGCCATAGCCACGTGCCGTCGCCGGCGCGATCTGCACGAGACCGTACCACGCCCCGCCCCCACCCACGGCTTCGGGGTTCCACGTGCTCTCGTGCTTGGCGAGCGCCGACATCAGACCGGTCCAGAAGGCCGCGCGATTCTCGGCGCTCTGGTCGGGATAGCCGGGGCACCATTGCGCGTAATCCGCGGGCACCATCCGCGGCAGGGCCGATCCGTGCGCCTTGAGCGCGGCGAGCGTCGCCTCCGTCCAGTCGTTCGATTCGGGCCGGAAATCCCAACGTGCAACCGGCAGATCGGTGGGGGCCTCCGGGGTTGAGGCCGGGGTCACGGTGGCACAGGCAGGCAGCAGAAGACACAGCAGGATGGCCAGACGACGCATCATATGGAAACCTTCGGTCGTTTCGATCGAAGCGACGTAGCCCGATTCAGCGAAATCTGACCAGCTGGCCTTCCGGTTACCGGCGACATCCCGCCACCCATCCCTTGCGAAAGGGCGGAGGCGCGCCTATTCGATGGCCTTTAGCGCCCCCTACTGCCCGGAGACGATCCATGCTGGACCTGACCTACGAGCCGCCCGCCCCGAAGGTGATCCAAGGCGCGCACGAGGATTGGGAGCTCGTCATCGGGCTCGAAGTCCATGCGCAGGTCGCCTCGAAAGCCAAGCTGTTCTCGGGCGCGTCGACCCTTTTCGGGGCCGAGCCGAATTCCAACGTCGCCTTCGTCGATGCCGGGATGCCCGGAATGCTGCCGGTGATCAACGAGGGATGCGTCGCGCTTGCCGTCAAGACGGGGCTCGGCCTCAATGCCGCGATCAATCTCCGCTCGGCGTTCGACCGCAAGAACTACTTCTATCCCGACCTGCCGCAGGGCTACCAGATCAGCCAGCTCTACCACCCCATCGTGGGCGAGGGCGAAGTGCTGGTCGACATGGCCCCCGGCATCGCCCGGCTCGTCCGGATCGAGCGGATCCATCTCGAGCAGGATGCCGGCAAGTCGATCCACGACATGGACCCCAAGAGCTCCTTCGTGGATCTCAACCGCACCGGCGTCCCGCTGATGGAGATCGTCTCGCGCCCTGACATCCGCGGCCCCGAAGAGGCGGCCGCCTATGTCGGAAAGCTCCGGCAGATCCTGCGCTATCTCGGGACCTGCGACGGCAACATGCAGAACGGCAATCTGCGCGCCGACGTGAATGTCTCGGTCTGCCGGCCGGGCGATTACGAGAAATACCAGGAGACGCAAGATTTCTCGCATCTCGGCACCCGCTGCGAGATCAAGAACATGAACTCCATGCGGTTCATCCAGCAGGCGATCGAGGTCGAGGCACGTCGCCAGATCGCCATCATCGAGGATGGCGGCAAGGTGGTGCAGGAAACGCGGCTCTTCGATCCCGACAAGGGCGAGACGCGGTCGATGCGCTCGAAGGAAGAAGCGCATGATTACCGCTACTTCCCCGATCCCGACCTGCTGCCGCTCGAGATCGAGCAATCCTTCGTCGACGACATCCGCGCGACCCTCCCCGAGCTGCCCGACGAGAAGCGCGCGCGCTTCGTGACCGAGTTCGGGATGACGGAATATGACGCTTCCGTCCTGACCGCCGATATCGAGGACGCGGCCTATTTCGAAAAGGTCGCGGCGGAGGCCGGGGACGGCAAGATGGCCGCGAACTGGGTCATCAACGAACTCTTCGGTCGCCTGAAGAAGGACGATCGCTCGACCTCCGACAGCCCCATGAGCCCCGCGCAGCTCGGCGCGATCGTCCGCCTCATCAAGTCGGACGCCATTTCGGGCAAGACCGCCAAGGACGTTTTCGAGATCGTTTATACCGAGGGTGGCGATCCCGAGGTCATCGTCGAGGAGCGCGGCCTGAAGCAGGTGACCGATACCGGCGCGATCGAGGAAGCCGTCGATCGGATCATCGCCGAGAATCCCGCGCAGGTCGAAAAGGCGCGGTCGAACCCGAAACTCGCCGGCTGGT of Palleronia sp. LCG004 contains these proteins:
- the gatB gene encoding Asp-tRNA(Asn)/Glu-tRNA(Gln) amidotransferase subunit GatB codes for the protein MLDLTYEPPAPKVIQGAHEDWELVIGLEVHAQVASKAKLFSGASTLFGAEPNSNVAFVDAGMPGMLPVINEGCVALAVKTGLGLNAAINLRSAFDRKNYFYPDLPQGYQISQLYHPIVGEGEVLVDMAPGIARLVRIERIHLEQDAGKSIHDMDPKSSFVDLNRTGVPLMEIVSRPDIRGPEEAAAYVGKLRQILRYLGTCDGNMQNGNLRADVNVSVCRPGDYEKYQETQDFSHLGTRCEIKNMNSMRFIQQAIEVEARRQIAIIEDGGKVVQETRLFDPDKGETRSMRSKEEAHDYRYFPDPDLLPLEIEQSFVDDIRATLPELPDEKRARFVTEFGMTEYDASVLTADIEDAAYFEKVAAEAGDGKMAANWVINELFGRLKKDDRSTSDSPMSPAQLGAIVRLIKSDAISGKTAKDVFEIVYTEGGDPEVIVEERGLKQVTDTGAIEEAVDRIIAENPAQVEKARSNPKLAGWFVGQVMKATGGTANPKAVNQIVASKLGL
- a CDS encoding transglycosylase SLT domain-containing protein, whose amino-acid sequence is MMRRLAILLCLLLPACATVTPASTPEAPTDLPVARWDFRPESNDWTEATLAALKAHGSALPRMVPADYAQWCPGYPDQSAENRAAFWTGLMSALAKHESTWNPEAVGGGGAWYGLVQIAPATARGYGCDARTGSALKDGVANLRCAVRIAAAQVSRRGSIDRGMRDWGPFHSSAKRAEMSAWTRAQSYCQKPV